In Phoenix dactylifera cultivar Barhee BC4 unplaced genomic scaffold, palm_55x_up_171113_PBpolish2nd_filt_p 001014F, whole genome shotgun sequence, the following proteins share a genomic window:
- the LOC103718941 gene encoding mitochondrial uncoupling protein 3, which translates to MGGGRSGGGGQGEERRTLAKIALTSLSAAVAETATFPIDIIKTRLQLHGESAHLCPPAGTSAAGNALRVASEIWRKGGVLGFYSGLSPAVLRHLFYTPIRIVGYEHLRSAAGTDGSLLGKALAGGASGVLAQVVASPADLIKVRMQADSRLLSQGLQPRYAGIFDALTKIIQTEGFLGLWRGVFPNAQRAFLVNMGELTCYDHAKHFIIRKQICEDNVFAHTSASIASGLSATALSCPADVVKTRMMNQASGKKTQTLYRNSYDCLVKTVKFEGMMALWKGFFPTWARLGPWQFVFWVSYEKFRQAYGLSSF; encoded by the exons ATGGGAGGCGGCCGCAGCGGTGGCGGAGGACAAGGGGAGGAGCGCCGAACCCTCGCCAAGATCGCCCTCACCTCGCTGtcggcggcggtggcggagaCCGCGACCTTCCCGATAGACATCATAAAGACCAGGCTCCAGCTCCACGGCGAGTCTGCACACCTCTGCCCGCCCGCCGGCACCTCCGCCGCTGGCAACGCCCTCCGAGTCGCCTCGGAGATCTGGAGGAAGGGCGGCGTGCTCGGATTCTACAgtggcctctcccccgccgtcCTCCGCCATCTCTTTTACACCCCCATCCGCATCGTGGGCTACGAGCACCTTCGGAGCGCCGCCGGCACCGACGGTTCTCTCCTCGGAAAAGCCCTCGCCGGGGGCGCTTCTGGCGTCCTCGCTCAG GTTGTGGCAAGCCCAGCTGATCTTATAAAGGTGAGGATGCAAGCAGATAGCCGTCTTTTGAGCCAAGGACTGCAACCCAGGTATGCAGGGATATTTGATGCCTTGACAAAGATTATCCAAACAGAAGGCTTTCTGGGACTTTGGAGGGGGGTGTTTCCTAATGCGCAGAGAGCATTTCTGGTCAACATGGGCGAATTGACATGCTATGACCATGCAAAGCATTTCATTATTCGCAAGCAAATTTGTGAGGATAATGTATTTGCTCACACATCGGCATCAATAGCTTCCGGTCTCTCAGCAACTGCTCTTAGCTGTCCAGCTGATGTGGTCAAAACTAGAATGATGAATCAAGCTTCGGGCAAAAAGACCCAGACATTATACAGGAATTCTTATGATTGTTTGGTTAAGACTGTGAAATTTGAAGGCATGATGGCATTGTGGAAGGGTTTTTTTCCGACATGGGCAAGGCTCGGCCCATGGCAGTTTGTATTCTGGGTATCTTATGAAAAGTTTCGACAAGCATATGGTCTTTCATCTTTTTGA